The following proteins are co-located in the Manihot esculenta cultivar AM560-2 chromosome 9, M.esculenta_v8, whole genome shotgun sequence genome:
- the LOC110623694 gene encoding cyclic dof factor 1 gives MNGSDMPLSKDPAFKLFGRKIPVPDTQIPAKPPSQNSCSEITKGETDRLNEDNSGEPDKSAVSGQGKEENQTPVHETQGTSKPEEDQVETNSVDQEKVFKKPDKIIPCPRCNSLDTKFCYFNNYNVNQPRHFCKNCQRYWTAGGTMRNVPIGAGRRKNKHLASQYRQLLVSSEGVPITRVDNSDSANHQLVSSVESATTLRPSTTGNGMVLKFGSEAPLCESMETVLNLEDQKKYAEMSSVNSRDNIEEPSSCGSSMTASSCRINELPETVAQKELVGLPGSPNELTVPQPLQCYPVPPWVCPWNPGWNNATSMAAAHHSVGHPSMPNSISSSQVQWCPTPVLAIPGFCPPNVPLQFVPASYWGCMPVWDAGTRNTSLGESNGCSSPSSSTTTSCCSGNGSPNLGKHSRDSNLMDEEKPENCILVPKTLRIDDPNEAAKSPLWTTLGLKLDQKSPVPKGTIFKPFENKAEGKEGNVSDSSHILEANPAALSRSHTFQESS, from the exons ATGAACGGTTCAGATATGCCTCTGTCCAAAGATCCAGCTTTCAAGCTCTTTGGTCGAAAGATTCCGGTTCCCGATACCCAGATTCCGGCCAAACCACCTTCCCAG AACAGCTGTAGTGAAATTACAAAAGGAGAAACTGATCGTCTCAATGAAGACAATTCTGGGGAGCCAGATAAGTCTGCAGTGTCAGGACAAGGTAAAGAAGAAAACCAAACACCTGTGCATGAAACACAAGGAACTTCTAAACCAGAGGAAGACCAGGTAGAGACTAATAGTGTAGACCAAGAGAAAGTTTTCAAGAAGCCAGATAAGATCATACCATGTCCAAGATGTAACAGTTTAGATACAAAATTTTGTTACTTCAACAACTATAATGTCAACCAACCGAGACATTTTTGCAAGAATTGCCAAAGATATTGGACAGCTGGTGGAACAATGAGAAATGTCCCAATTGGTGCTGGCCGGCGGAAAAATAAGCACTTAGCTTCTCAGTACCGTCAATTATTGGTATCTTCTGAAGGGGTGCCTATTACCAGAGTGGACAACTCAGACTCGGCCAATCACCAACTCGTTTCATCTGTTGAATCTGCAACCACTTTGAGGCCTTCAACGACAGGAAATGGAATGGTTCTAAAATTTGGCTCTGAAGCACCGCTTTGTGAGTCCATGGAGACGGTGCTCAATCTTGAAGATCAAAAGAAATATGCTGAGATGAGTTCAGTCAATAGTCGAGATAACATAGAGGAGCCATCCTCTTGTGGATCCTCTATGACAGCATCCAGTTGCCGGATAAATGAATTACCGGAAACCGTCGCACAAAAAGAGCTAGTTGGCTTGCCGGGATCTCCTAATGAGCTCACCGTGCCACAGCCTCTGCAATGTTACCCTGTTCCTCCATGGGTATGCCCCTGGAACCCGGGTTGGAATAATGCAACTTCCATGGCAGCAGCTCATCATTCTGTCGGGCATCCTTCCATGCCAAATAGCATTAGTTCCAGTCAGGTTCAATGGTGCCCTACACCAGTATTGGCAATTCCAGGCTTTTGTCCACCAAATGTTCCTTTACAATTTGTACCAGCTTCATATTGGGGTTGCATGCCCGTGTGGGATGCTGGAACAAGAAACACATCCCTCGGTGAATCTAATGGTTGCTCTTCTCCATCGTCCTCTACTACCACTAGTTGCTGCTCTGGAAATGGTTCACCAAACCTAGGCAAGCATTCTAGAGATTCAAATCTTATGGACGAAGAGAAACCAGAGAATTGTATATTGGTTCCGAAGACACTGAGAATTGATGATCCAAATGAAGCTGCAAAGAGTCCTTTATGGACCACATTAGGTCTTAAACTTGACCAGAAGAGTCCTGTGCCCAAAGGTACCATCTTCAAACCTTTTGAAAACAAAGCAGAAGGAAAGGAGGGCAATGTATCAGATTCCTCTCATATTCTAGAAGCCAACCCAGCAGCTCTTTCTCGCTCTCATACATTCCAGGAGAGCAGCTAG
- the LOC110623761 gene encoding protein PNS1 has translation MERNKDSRFVAAINMRNFLIQVQEDRLPATNPIQVQESSIQIKTATVAGQFVQRLFRALFFLHIILTTILVIFLTVRGLLSVHSHHFYPKKWYPPLLTAIACAGIVAFTWQWITFCYPSRAIRAAFWLSPLLTCAVGILLVLIGSAASLAIGTIAVVFALIQSLYACWVNSRFNYAIKVLSVSTAFRPAKTTALVIISIVTSITYSGFLVSGIGGATVTGTGIDISFILVILLSLIWTLQVMKNTFHVTVAHVKYLHFACGADMDTRDALRDTIKNLTGSIFIGSILVPILTAIRGSARAVKVVAGGTDEFLFSCANCYSAIGSTLMTYGNRWGFVQVGVYNKGIVQASMDTWETFRSVGLEPLIDSDLTGSFCFLSGIAGGAVCTLVGGTWTLAIHKSYATEVSIYAFLIGYLMCRVAMAWPQACISAYYVAYAENPQCLRLDPTIPARIQELQRYGA, from the exons ATGGAAAGAAATAAAGACTCCAGATTTGTTGCAGCCATTAATATGCGGAACTTCCTTATTCAAGTTCAAGAAGATAGACTTCCAGCCACAAATCCTATCCAG GTTCAAGAATCAAGCATTCAGATCAAGACTGCAACAGTGGCGGGCCAATTCGTCCAGAGGCTCTTCCGGGCCCTTTTTTTCTTACACATAATCCTAACGACCATCCTAGTAATCTTCCTCACCGTCCGTGGGCTCCTCAGTGTACACAGCCACCACTTCTACCCCAAGAAGTGGTATCCCCCACTCCTGACTGCAATAGCATGCGCCGGAATTGTGGCTTTCACTTGGCAATGGATCACCTTCTGCTACCCTTCAAGAGCAATAAGAGCAGCATTTTGGCTTAGCCCCTTGCTAACATGTGCAGTTGGGATACTTCTGGTGCTAATTGGCTCTGCTGCAAGTCTAGCAATAGGCACAATTGCAGTTGTTTTTGCCCTCATTCAATCCCTTTATGCTTGTTGGGTGAATTCCAGATTCAATTATGCCATCAAGGTTCTATCAGTTTCCACAGCTTTCCGGCCTGCCAAAACTACTGCACTGGTCATCATCTCAATTGTCACAAGCATAACCTATTCCGGCTTCTTGGTGTCAGGGATAGGCGGTGCCACAGTTACTGGAACTGGGATAGACATCTCTTTCATATTGGTGATCCTGCTGAGCCTGATATGGACACTGCAAGTGATGAAAAACACGTTCCATGTTACAGTAGCACACGTTAAGTATTTGCACTTTGCATGTGGAGCAGATATGGACACAAGAGATGCTTTAAGAGACACGATTAAAAACCTGACGGGGAGCATATTCATAGGCTCCATACTTGTCCCAATTCTTACTGCAATCAGAGGCTCCGCACGTGCTGTTAAAGTGGTTGCAGGGGGTACAGATGAGTTCTTGTTCTCCTGTGCTAACTGCTATTCTGCTATAGGTTCAACATTAATGACCTATGGGAATAGGTGGGGTTTTGTGCAGGTAGGGGTTTACAATAAGGGAATTGTGCAGGCATCCATGGATACATGGGAGACGTTCAGGTCAGTAGGGCTGGAGCCACTAATTGATTCAGACCTTACAGGATCATTCTGTTTCTTATCTGGGATAGCAGGAGGTGCAGTATGCACCCTGGTGGGAGGAACATGGACACTTGCAATTCATAAAAGTTATGCAACTGAAGTGTCAATTTATGCCTTCTTGATAGGCTATCTAATG TGTCGGGTAGCGATGGCATGGCCACAAGCATGCATTTCAGCTTACTACGTTGCTTATGCAGAGAATCCACAGTGCCTACGGTTAGACCCAACCATTCCAGCTCGCATTCAAGAGCTTCAAAGATATGGAGCTTAA